In Andreesenia angusta, a single genomic region encodes these proteins:
- a CDS encoding O-methyltransferase produces the protein MGNINKSYIEDYIRMLVKEDEHLTDIREYGEKNNVPIIHPEVKQLLKVLVQIKKPKAILEVGTAIGYSAMVMAGVMPEGGKIITIERNQEMIDQAKSNIERKGFSDMIEIREGEAEEILAEFDEEIDMVFLDGAKGRYQDFLEYILRNLKPEGIIVADNVLFKGMIASDDLVVRRKKTIVKRMRSYLEHISEDERFETSIIPIGDGVAISYNRR, from the coding sequence TTGGGAAACATAAATAAATCGTATATAGAGGACTATATAAGAATGCTCGTAAAAGAAGACGAGCACTTGACTGATATAAGGGAGTATGGAGAGAAAAACAATGTGCCTATAATCCACCCTGAAGTAAAGCAGCTGCTGAAAGTGCTTGTGCAGATAAAAAAGCCGAAGGCGATTCTAGAAGTCGGAACTGCCATCGGGTACTCGGCTATGGTGATGGCAGGGGTTATGCCGGAAGGCGGGAAGATAATAACTATAGAGAGAAATCAAGAGATGATAGACCAGGCCAAGAGCAATATAGAGAGAAAAGGCTTTTCAGACATGATAGAGATAAGAGAAGGCGAAGCAGAGGAGATACTTGCAGAGTTTGACGAAGAGATAGACATGGTCTTCTTGGATGGGGCCAAAGGCAGGTATCAGGATTTTCTAGAGTATATACTCAGAAATCTCAAGCCTGAAGGCATAATAGTGGCGGACAACGTGCTCTTTAAAGGCATGATAGCGAGTGACGACTTGGTTGTGAGACGAAAGAAGACGATAGTGAAGAGAATGAGGAGCTACCTCGAGCATATATCGGAAGATGAGAGATTTGAAACGAGCATAATTCCGATAGGAGACGGAGTGGCCATATCATATAACAGGAGGTAA
- the ruvX gene encoding Holliday junction resolvase RuvX, giving the protein MKKRKRVDFLHKRYMGLDVGNKTIGVAVSDLLLLTAQGITTVKRKGIKTDLKELEDIMSEYGVEKTIVGLPKNMNNTLGPQGEKVLKFVEKFKEKFPEMEVVMVDERLSTVSAERALIGGDVRREKRKDLIDKVAATYILQSYLDKERGERVE; this is encoded by the coding sequence ATGAAAAAGAGAAAGAGAGTTGATTTTTTGCATAAAAGATATATGGGACTAGATGTGGGGAACAAGACTATAGGAGTGGCCGTTTCAGACCTTTTGTTGCTTACGGCTCAAGGCATCACCACTGTGAAGAGAAAGGGAATAAAGACAGACTTAAAAGAGCTTGAGGATATAATGAGCGAATATGGAGTGGAAAAGACAATAGTGGGACTTCCTAAAAACATGAATAACACGCTAGGGCCTCAAGGTGAAAAGGTCCTTAAGTTTGTAGAGAAGTTTAAGGAGAAGTTCCCGGAGATGGAAGTTGTGATGGTGGACGAGAGGCTTTCCACGGTTTCGGCTGAGAGGGCCTTGATCGGAGGCGACGTCAGGCGTGAAAAGAGAAAAGACCTTATAGACAAAGTGGCGGCTACCTATATACTACAGTCGTATCTTGACAAAGAAAGAGGTGAGAGAGTTGAATAA
- a CDS encoding 3'-5' exoribonuclease YhaM family protein, with protein sequence MEVKKISELEVEDRIDGFFVIKSFEKKTAASGREYYDLDLLDDTGIINAKIWEIEKGEDISEGDFVKVRGEVISWKDVKQMKIFKARKVVESDDVKIEDYVQSAPIEAIKMYSEIMEYTEAMSSEDIKKLVETILLEKKDKLMYYPAAKGNHHAIRSGLLYHMLRMLRAGAKLLEVYDGMNSDLVYAGVILHDLAKIEEMEANELGIVSDYTKEGKLLGHIIQGIKEIDRVARENGIDGEISLVIQHMILSHHYYPEHGSPRYPMIPEGELLHYLDIIDARIYDMQKALSEVKEGEFTSRVWTLDNRQLYKVNKD encoded by the coding sequence ATGGAAGTCAAGAAGATAAGCGAACTAGAGGTTGAAGACAGGATAGACGGATTTTTCGTTATAAAGAGCTTTGAAAAAAAGACGGCGGCTTCAGGCAGGGAGTACTATGATTTAGACCTCCTAGACGACACGGGGATCATAAATGCTAAGATATGGGAAATTGAAAAGGGCGAGGACATATCAGAGGGCGACTTTGTGAAAGTGCGTGGAGAAGTCATCTCCTGGAAAGATGTAAAGCAGATGAAGATATTCAAGGCCAGAAAAGTCGTGGAGTCGGACGACGTGAAGATAGAGGACTACGTGCAGTCTGCTCCGATAGAGGCGATCAAGATGTATTCCGAGATAATGGAGTATACGGAAGCCATGAGCTCCGAGGACATAAAGAAGCTAGTAGAGACTATACTTCTTGAAAAGAAGGACAAGCTGATGTACTATCCGGCAGCTAAGGGCAACCACCACGCCATAAGAAGCGGGCTACTCTACCATATGCTCAGAATGCTGAGAGCTGGAGCGAAGCTGCTTGAAGTATACGACGGGATGAACTCTGACCTTGTATATGCTGGGGTGATACTACACGACCTTGCCAAGATAGAGGAGATGGAAGCGAACGAGCTTGGAATCGTAAGCGACTATACAAAAGAAGGAAAGCTTTTAGGCCATATAATTCAGGGTATAAAAGAGATAGACAGAGTCGCCAGAGAAAATGGGATAGACGGAGAGATTTCTCTTGTAATACAGCATATGATACTCTCGCATCACTACTATCCGGAGCATGGGAGCCCAAGGTATCCTATGATACCGGAGGGAGAGCTGCTGCACTATCTAGATATAATAGATGCCAGAATATACGATATGCAGAAGGCGCTTTCGGAAGTGAAGGAAGGGGAGTTTACAAGCAGAGTGTGGACTCTAGACAATAGACAGCTTTACAAAGTCAATAAAGACTAA
- the aroE gene encoding shikimate dehydrogenase: protein MKIDSNTGLYCLIGDPVEKSLSPEIHNLSFKLNGIDGAYLALRVKPQDLGEALGGVRALGIKGINVTIPHKVEILKYLDELDEEAELLGAVNTVKNVDGKLKGYNTDGRGFVELLRSSGVELKGKRVLMLGAGGASRAIAISLGLEGVSEICVFNRTEEKSKALAEEISSKIQGVSAVYKLSDPKNYDLAINCTSVGMHPDVSRVPFDVELLSEHCIVADIVYKPLRTEFLARAEARGLKIVEGLGMLINQALLSEEIWTERDIEKEKVLEEFKKR from the coding sequence TTGAAAATAGATTCAAACACAGGGCTGTACTGCCTTATAGGAGACCCGGTGGAAAAGAGCTTGTCTCCGGAGATACACAATTTGAGTTTCAAGTTGAACGGAATAGACGGAGCCTATTTAGCGCTAAGAGTAAAGCCCCAGGACTTAGGGGAGGCTTTAGGCGGAGTAAGGGCTCTTGGGATAAAAGGGATAAACGTGACGATACCGCATAAAGTGGAGATCCTAAAATACCTTGACGAGCTAGATGAGGAAGCGGAGCTGCTAGGCGCTGTGAACACTGTGAAAAACGTAGACGGAAAGCTCAAGGGCTACAACACAGACGGAAGAGGCTTTGTGGAGCTTCTAAGGTCGAGCGGAGTAGAGCTGAAGGGCAAACGTGTACTTATGCTAGGAGCCGGAGGGGCTTCTAGAGCCATAGCCATTTCACTCGGGCTTGAAGGCGTATCTGAAATATGCGTATTCAACAGGACTGAGGAGAAGTCGAAAGCACTTGCAGAGGAGATATCCTCCAAGATACAGGGCGTGTCGGCGGTGTACAAGCTCTCCGACCCAAAAAACTACGACCTGGCTATAAACTGCACTTCAGTTGGGATGCACCCAGATGTATCGAGAGTTCCTTTTGACGTAGAGCTGCTCTCGGAACACTGCATAGTTGCAGACATAGTCTACAAGCCGCTCAGGACTGAGTTTTTGGCTAGGGCCGAGGCCAGAGGGCTTAAAATTGTAGAGGGACTTGGTATGCTTATAAACCAGGCTCTGCTGAGCGAAGAGATATGGACAGAAAGAGATATTGAAAAAGAAAAAGTGCTAGAGGAATTTAAAAAAAGGTAA
- a CDS encoding ribonuclease J, whose product MSKKIPKVRIIPLGGLGEIGKNINAIEYENEIIILDCGLTFPEDEMLGIDVVIPDITYLLKNKDKIKGVLLTHGHEDHIGALPYFLKKISVPVYGTKLTLGLVESKMKEHNIGNENLNVVSPSQKLKLGSFEIEFIKTTHSIPDSVAIAIHTPAGTIVHTGDFKIDFTPIKGEIMDLHKLAEIGKNGVLALMADSTNVERPGYTMSESMVRSTFHDIFMNAKQRILVATFASNVDRIQQVIDAAVEFGRKVAVSGRSMVNVVSIARDLGYLDVPEGTLIEINDIDNYSDDKVVIITTGSQGEPMSALARIASSDHRKISLMPGDLVVISASPIPGNEKTISKVINQLFKRGAEVIYEALADVHVSGHACQEELKLMHSLLKPKFFIPVHGEYRHLKQHVELAQSMGMNRENILLMENGDVAEFSKDRAKIVGTVPTGHVMVDGLGVGDVGNIVLRDRKHLSEDGLIVVVVTISRENGSIVAGPDIVSRGFVYVRESEDLMGEARNVVKRALMECESKNIKDWATLKSSVRDSLRNFLYEKIKRNPMILPIIMEV is encoded by the coding sequence ATGAGTAAAAAAATACCTAAAGTCAGGATAATACCTTTAGGCGGACTAGGTGAGATAGGAAAGAATATAAACGCAATAGAATATGAAAACGAGATCATCATATTGGACTGTGGTCTCACTTTTCCAGAAGACGAAATGTTAGGGATAGACGTGGTAATACCGGACATAACCTATCTACTGAAGAACAAGGACAAGATAAAAGGAGTGCTGCTCACACACGGACATGAGGATCACATAGGTGCGCTTCCTTATTTCTTGAAAAAAATATCGGTACCAGTGTACGGAACTAAGCTTACGCTTGGACTAGTTGAAAGCAAGATGAAGGAACACAATATCGGAAATGAAAACTTGAATGTAGTCTCTCCTTCGCAGAAGCTAAAGCTAGGGTCTTTCGAGATCGAGTTTATAAAGACTACACACAGCATACCGGATTCGGTGGCTATAGCTATCCACACTCCTGCAGGGACGATAGTGCACACGGGAGACTTCAAGATAGATTTCACGCCTATAAAGGGTGAAATAATGGATCTACACAAATTAGCTGAAATAGGAAAAAACGGCGTGCTTGCGCTTATGGCGGATAGTACGAATGTGGAAAGGCCAGGCTACACTATGTCGGAGAGCATGGTGAGAAGCACGTTCCACGACATATTCATGAATGCTAAGCAGAGGATACTGGTTGCGACTTTTGCGTCCAACGTAGACAGAATCCAGCAGGTAATAGACGCTGCCGTGGAATTCGGAAGAAAAGTGGCTGTTTCAGGGCGAAGCATGGTGAACGTAGTGAGCATAGCTAGGGATTTAGGCTATCTAGACGTGCCAGAGGGAACGCTTATAGAGATAAACGACATAGACAACTACAGCGATGACAAAGTGGTTATAATAACTACTGGTAGCCAGGGAGAGCCTATGTCGGCGCTGGCTAGAATAGCTTCATCTGACCACAGGAAGATAAGCCTTATGCCTGGGGACCTTGTAGTCATATCTGCAAGCCCTATACCTGGGAACGAGAAGACTATTTCAAAGGTAATAAACCAGCTCTTCAAGAGAGGTGCAGAAGTTATATACGAAGCCCTTGCGGATGTACACGTTTCAGGACATGCCTGCCAGGAAGAGTTAAAGCTTATGCACTCGCTGCTAAAGCCTAAGTTCTTTATTCCGGTGCACGGGGAGTACAGGCATCTGAAGCAGCACGTGGAGCTAGCACAGAGCATGGGAATGAATAGAGAGAACATACTCCTTATGGAGAATGGAGATGTAGCTGAGTTTTCAAAAGACAGAGCCAAAATCGTGGGAACTGTGCCTACAGGACATGTAATGGTAGACGGACTCGGAGTAGGAGACGTAGGAAACATAGTCCTGAGAGACAGAAAGCACCTTTCGGAAGACGGTCTTATTGTAGTTGTGGTGACTATAAGCAGAGAAAACGGAAGCATAGTTGCTGGACCAGACATAGTCTCTAGAGGATTCGTCTACGTAAGAGAGTCTGAAGACCTTATGGGAGAGGCTAGAAACGTGGTCAAGAGAGCTCTTATGGAATGTGAAAGCAAGAATATAAAAGACTGGGCTACGCTGAAGTCAAGTGTCAGAGACTCACTTAGAAACTTCCTATACGAGAAGATCAAGAGAAACCCTATGATATTACCTATAATAATGGAAGTGTAG
- a CDS encoding peptidase U32 family protein encodes MRKPELLAPAGDLEKLKMAIQYGADAVYLGGEEFGLRAFAKNFDIEEIKAGVVYAHERDKKVYVTLNIIPHNDDLNGLEEYLLKLQDAEVDAVIVSDPGVFGIVKSTVPDMEIHLSTQANTTNHLTAKFWYDQGVSRVVVARELSLAEIKGIKDNTPEDLEIEAFVHGAMCISYSGRCLLSNYMTHRDANRGECAQSCRWKYSLVEEKRPGEYYPIEEGDRGTYIFNSKDLCMVNHIKDLVEAGVYSFKIEGRMKSPYYVATVIRSYRLAIDEYLKDPENYEPNDYYLDEIKKSSYRDFTTGFYYDKPDEEDQLYASTSYIRTYEFMGLVLDYNEENKIATVEQRNRFFVGDEVEFFGPEAEFHTQTIEELWNKNMEPMDVAPRAKELVKIRVDYPVKEGYIMRKKA; translated from the coding sequence ATGAGAAAACCAGAATTACTAGCGCCAGCTGGCGACTTGGAAAAATTGAAGATGGCGATACAGTACGGCGCCGATGCAGTATACCTTGGCGGAGAGGAGTTCGGGCTTAGAGCTTTTGCCAAGAACTTCGACATAGAGGAGATAAAAGCGGGAGTGGTGTATGCGCACGAAAGAGACAAGAAAGTATATGTGACACTCAACATAATTCCCCACAACGACGATCTAAACGGGCTTGAAGAGTACCTACTAAAGCTTCAAGACGCAGAGGTGGATGCAGTGATAGTCTCGGACCCTGGAGTATTTGGGATAGTCAAGAGCACTGTGCCTGATATGGAGATACACTTGAGCACGCAGGCCAACACCACAAACCACCTGACTGCTAAGTTCTGGTATGACCAAGGTGTCAGCAGAGTTGTAGTGGCCAGAGAGCTGAGTCTTGCAGAGATAAAGGGCATAAAGGACAACACGCCGGAAGACCTGGAAATTGAAGCCTTTGTGCATGGAGCGATGTGTATATCCTATTCGGGAAGATGTCTCCTCAGCAACTACATGACGCATAGGGACGCGAACAGAGGAGAGTGCGCTCAGTCTTGCAGGTGGAAGTACAGCTTGGTGGAGGAGAAGAGGCCAGGAGAGTACTACCCTATAGAGGAAGGCGACAGGGGAACATATATATTCAACTCCAAGGACCTCTGCATGGTAAACCATATAAAAGACCTAGTGGAAGCAGGAGTCTACAGCTTTAAGATAGAGGGCAGAATGAAGAGCCCTTACTACGTGGCCACAGTCATAAGGTCGTACAGGCTTGCAATAGACGAGTATCTAAAGGACCCTGAGAACTACGAGCCGAACGACTACTACCTAGACGAGATAAAGAAGTCCAGCTACAGGGACTTTACGACAGGGTTCTACTACGACAAGCCTGACGAGGAGGACCAGCTCTACGCTTCGACTTCATATATAAGGACTTACGAGTTTATGGGGCTTGTGCTGGACTATAACGAGGAAAACAAGATAGCCACAGTAGAGCAGCGAAACAGATTCTTTGTAGGGGACGAAGTGGAGTTCTTCGGGCCTGAGGCGGAGTTTCACACCCAGACTATAGAAGAGCTTTGGAACAAGAATATGGAGCCTATGGACGTGGCGCCTAGAGCTAAAGAGCTTGTGAAGATAAGAGTAGACTACCCTGTAAAAGAGGGTTATATAATGAGGAAAAAAGCTTAG
- a CDS encoding DUF1292 domain-containing protein has product MNKNTIELLNEDGEVEVFMVEAYFDLEDTKYTVLVKEGEEEGLLMRVDYDEDGNPLFSFVEDEEELNEAAEAYESLLSE; this is encoded by the coding sequence TTGAATAAAAACACTATAGAGCTTTTAAATGAAGACGGAGAAGTGGAGGTGTTCATGGTTGAAGCTTATTTCGACCTTGAAGACACGAAGTATACTGTGCTTGTAAAAGAGGGTGAAGAAGAAGGGCTCCTTATGAGAGTCGACTACGATGAAGACGGAAATCCACTGTTTTCCTTTGTAGAAGATGAAGAGGAATTGAATGAAGCTGCCGAAGCTTACGAATCACTGCTTTCCGAGTAG
- a CDS encoding FUSC family protein, with product MKIKNTEIPGVGLRNIKTSIAVLLSFLVFRLIGRDYPIYACIAAVICTKDTFQNSFEISRDRLVGTLVGGVIGAFFLKIIANTGSGISFEFIASFGIVVVIYLCNLINEKGSVSLACVVYLLILMNFKNSDSVAPYAYAFNRIVDTTVGIVISLLVNRYFFPLKQLPEKEEGSS from the coding sequence ATGAAGATCAAGAATACGGAAATACCAGGAGTTGGACTTAGAAATATAAAGACGTCTATAGCCGTCTTGCTTTCCTTTCTTGTGTTCAGGCTTATAGGAAGAGACTATCCTATCTATGCCTGTATAGCGGCTGTAATATGTACGAAAGACACTTTTCAAAACTCATTTGAAATATCTAGAGATAGGCTTGTAGGGACTCTGGTAGGAGGCGTTATAGGCGCATTTTTCTTAAAGATAATTGCCAATACAGGATCCGGAATTTCATTTGAGTTTATAGCTTCTTTTGGGATAGTTGTGGTGATATACCTCTGCAACCTTATAAACGAGAAGGGATCTGTTTCGCTTGCCTGTGTGGTCTACCTTCTGATACTGATGAACTTCAAAAATTCAGACTCAGTGGCACCCTATGCCTATGCCTTTAACAGAATAGTGGATACCACTGTGGGAATAGTCATAAGCTTGCTTGTGAACAGGTACTTTTTTCCATTGAAGCAATTGCCAGAAAAAGAGGAGGGGTCTAGTTGA
- a CDS encoding Fur family transcriptional regulator, with protein sequence MKDIMENIKEELKKSGYKLTIQRKAIIEVFSEQNAVHLSPEEIYDCVRDKYPNIGLATVYRTLQLFEELGILYKLNFDDGCSRYELNTGEEGHQHHHLICLSCGSVQEVNIDLLESLESEIEKTKEFKIVDHNLKFFGYCKDCKDKSQ encoded by the coding sequence ATGAAAGATATAATGGAGAATATAAAAGAGGAACTGAAAAAGAGTGGATACAAGCTTACCATTCAGAGGAAGGCCATAATAGAGGTGTTTTCTGAGCAAAATGCTGTTCACTTAAGTCCGGAGGAAATATACGATTGCGTAAGAGACAAGTATCCCAACATAGGTCTAGCTACGGTGTACAGAACACTTCAGCTTTTTGAGGAACTGGGAATACTGTACAAGCTAAACTTTGACGATGGTTGCAGCAGATATGAGCTTAACACTGGGGAAGAGGGCCATCAGCATCATCATTTGATCTGTCTTAGTTGCGGATCAGTTCAGGAAGTCAATATAGATCTCTTGGAGAGTTTGGAGTCGGAAATAGAGAAGACTAAAGAGTTTAAAATAGTGGATCATAATCTTAAGTTTTTCGGCTACTGTAAAGATTGCAAAGATAAATCCCAGTAA
- a CDS encoding IreB family regulatory phosphoprotein, with protein sequence MTDFNETMKFDIAKDNKAEAKEIMALVYEALEEKGYNPVSQIVGYILSGDPTYITSHKNARTVIRKLERDELLEEILKAYMEK encoded by the coding sequence ATGACTGATTTCAATGAGACTATGAAGTTTGACATAGCAAAAGACAACAAGGCTGAGGCCAAGGAGATAATGGCTTTGGTGTATGAGGCACTAGAGGAGAAAGGATATAACCCTGTAAGTCAGATAGTGGGATATATACTTTCAGGTGACCCTACCTATATAACTAGCCATAAAAATGCTAGAACTGTGATAAGAAAGCTTGAGAGAGACGAGCTTCTAGAGGAGATACTCAAAGCTTATATGGAAAAGTAG
- the mltG gene encoding endolytic transglycosylase MltG, which produces MKKTVVVFIVAGALAAGYFGFKGYVSQAKGPVDPSSDKVVEVEIPSGYATPQIASLLSEKGLISDEKVFRLVSRVEGKDSGFKAGVYSLSKSMSLEEILSSLTEGGMDIGVETFTVPEGYEVRQIADLLSEKGLVDREKFVSLTRDASAYKESYSFLDSVPAGMGLEGYLYPSTYQVSEQEENKEEAIVKMMLDEFGSVYTKELEAKAELLGLDTNEAITLASIVEREAQVESERKTISAVFHNRIREQMNLQSCATVQYILEERKPNLSYDDIAIESPYNTYIHAGLPPAPIASPGKASIEAALDPEKVDYLFFVAKGDGSHTFSMTYEEHLKAQNKNQN; this is translated from the coding sequence ATGAAGAAAACAGTGGTGGTTTTTATAGTTGCAGGAGCTTTGGCGGCTGGGTACTTTGGATTTAAGGGGTATGTGTCTCAGGCCAAGGGGCCTGTAGATCCAAGCTCTGACAAAGTTGTAGAAGTAGAGATACCAAGCGGGTATGCCACGCCTCAGATTGCGTCGCTTCTCTCGGAGAAGGGACTTATAAGCGACGAGAAGGTCTTCAGGCTTGTATCTAGAGTCGAGGGCAAAGATTCGGGCTTCAAGGCTGGAGTATACAGCCTGAGCAAGAGCATGAGCCTAGAGGAAATCCTTTCAAGCCTCACCGAGGGTGGAATGGACATTGGAGTAGAGACTTTCACCGTTCCTGAAGGGTACGAAGTCAGGCAGATAGCAGACCTTTTAAGCGAGAAAGGCCTGGTGGACAGAGAGAAGTTTGTATCTCTTACAAGAGACGCTTCTGCATACAAGGAGAGCTACAGTTTTCTGGACTCTGTTCCTGCTGGCATGGGGCTAGAGGGTTATCTCTACCCTAGCACTTATCAGGTGAGTGAGCAGGAAGAGAACAAGGAAGAGGCAATAGTGAAGATGATGCTCGACGAATTCGGAAGCGTCTACACGAAAGAGCTTGAAGCCAAGGCCGAGTTGCTTGGGCTTGACACAAATGAGGCCATAACTCTTGCTTCTATAGTGGAGAGGGAGGCACAGGTAGAGAGCGAGAGAAAGACTATTTCGGCAGTCTTTCACAACAGGATAAGAGAGCAGATGAACCTGCAGTCCTGCGCTACAGTTCAGTATATACTGGAGGAGAGAAAACCCAACCTCTCCTATGACGACATAGCGATAGAATCTCCATACAACACGTATATACATGCAGGACTTCCGCCAGCTCCTATAGCTTCCCCGGGGAAAGCCTCCATAGAAGCGGCGCTAGACCCTGAGAAAGTGGACTACCTCTTCTTTGTGGCAAAGGGAGATGGATCGCATACTTTCTCCATGACATATGAGGAGCATTTGAAGGCTCAAAACAAAAATCAAAACTAA